Proteins from a single region of Nomia melanderi isolate GNS246 chromosome 9, iyNomMela1, whole genome shotgun sequence:
- the LOC116432824 gene encoding uncharacterized protein LOC116432824 isoform X3: MSRSDRLAALLALLCVFGLARAIYHPREATTKPPKRIEPALAWYLSEKDVIESTEDPSRSPKWQTDPDNPIPKKPYTVNAETKTWIPWSKVPDTEIQHKTDISETDCPKPINVNRDGDYALEYSDYEQQENRKFPSVPADSRDLGQRRDRSSVKNKEDKHNVKSNQDYEEIPADNTKPHKEELSVSSSLRSTVARYDSKLGVQCPDFDSTGQFVYPPDCKFFVNCWKGRAFVQPCAPGTLFNPDTLECDFPHKVSCYGGEVAEFPSTEYLDSLGRREPLASGSHAFLEHERLREPRCPPQITGMLPHPSDCTKFLQCANGGTHIMDCGPGTVFNPAISVCDWPRNVRGCEDALKSSDTTTPLVPPDYETFEHKKLQFNRHEPAKKIVCPADFTGLLPHPDTCTKFLQCANGGTFIMDCGPGTAFNPSISVCDWPYNVPGCSEKKTTTAKPWSSGSDSRNWEHTVYNQYGRGQSMSPSNPTTSRPATDWDALRPTWRPSWMPNSEDTAKPPEADSDTPSHNWKPHWTPNTRTTPVPPHWSGQYGHGSQYDGNVPSYPRHPDESDRWGPKGNPGSPSVPWQQGPGSSGHVPNHMYHQHHHHVHHHYPYGSTHNGSGRPETQQPAPPSGPQPQGPRQPDGRWQPEYHHHDHHHSWPHPGPSLPEYHESGQQTQRPFLDQKEDSSNIHESEQHTTVTLFDQTEDSSNIHESDQQTRSVIFEQPNPSNTHVRFDHVNLPSNRRSWQELTPNRQEHGRNDPRFPQPGYNQQPLPGENVYVDNTYKVPENDDRQTRNKTIWTHSVSTPRFAPRISNQQGPRPSSPEGHPQPENKRWNQEEPPFPSYYVPPVEPLDHARKVSHPTPISGQVIRLRGGSGPHEGYVEVQGKIPGWGVVCDSRNSWTLKEAHVVCKQLGYTRGAEMAWQGRNNRNGIPSWIAADSVSCQGNETRFQMCKFTHGQHCRVERDAVGVSCVLNRVAHCRSDEIPYEGHCYHLAEPDSGLNHAEALDYCSRKQARLVDITSQAENDFISEWLLQMHPEIGSIMTSGVGFTTLNHTLWLWEDSSQAKFKFSKWWPGWLEDKQVPPHVGSRPLCIVMKRKLPCHERPDTICVADYFFWDTEDCTTSAKGHSYICKRPYDDIGCVYGKGAQYMGNANVTASGKRCLPWADEKVAHSLRILALSRDTKEKLKTHNYCRNLQPLKESRPWCFTEPNGQREHCDIPPCGNIGSQRSSLGGLCMPKHFECSPGECIPSQWVCDGEEDCRNGADESDCSSQMDLYQKYAKHKLEGHDVEKWLNTPLKTCAVRCKDADFTCRSFSHKAAGNICLLSHSNVGMTGSLKPNREFDYYEMKERSLNCDGMFVCDNKKCINQTKVCNGKNDCHDRSDESICTLENLDYAIRLAGSNNSYEGRIEVKVLGVWGQVCDDGFGMIDADVVCKELGFTLGALEIRPGGFYGNLDPPTRFIVDQLQCRGNETSLRECDFDGWGVHNCQPEEAVGVVCKTAVDTCQDGHWKCEKSPTCIPTAFICDEVVDCPDGSDESSQHCDAPFEIRLANGSSPLEGRVEVRHHGVWGTVCDDDFSTAAATVICRSLGYTGKAFAKKDGYFGPGEGPIWLDEVSCRGNETQLYRCEHNHWGQNNCNHDEDAGVICTRGNVNDSELDWDLLPDVMAKDINDILPTNCGQRLEDFNSEEDLIFAKVVHGSIAPKGSYPWQASIRVRGHSRSNHWCGAVVLSPLHVLTAAHCLEGYNKGTYFVRAGDYNTEIDEGTEAEANIENYYIHEDFRKGHRMNNDIALVLLKGRGIALGKDIMPICLPPENIEYPAGLNCTISGFGSIDTGKSAHSKDLRYGWVPLLDQSVCRAEHVYGPGAIRDGMVCAGFLDEGADTCDGDSGGPLVCHHNGGFTLYGITSWGQHCGKVNKPGVYVRVSHYRRWIDQKIKESLSGR; encoded by the exons ATGTCGCGGTCCGATCGTCTCGCCGCCCTTCTCGCTCTCCTCTGCGTCTTCGGGCTCGCCCGTGCG ATTTACCATCCTAGAGAAGCAACAACAAAACCACCGAAACGAATAGAGCCAGCTCTTGCCTGGTATTTGTCAGAGAAAGATGTCATAGAATCAACCGAGGATCCCTCGCGTTCTCCAAAATGGCAGACGGATCCCGATAACCCTATCCCTAAGAAACCATACACAGTGAACGCTGAGACAAAGACCTGGATTCCTTGGTCGAAGGTTCCTGACACTGAAATTCAACATAAAACAGACATATCAGAAACCGATTGTCCGAAACCGATTAATGTCAATCGAGACGGCGACTATGCCTTGGAATACAGCGACTATGAGCagcaagaaaatcgaaaattccCATCGGTGCCGGCCGATTCTCGTGATTTGGGACAACGTCGGGACCGCAGTAGTGTTAAGAATAAAGAAGACAAACATAATGTAAAAAGTAATCAAGATTACGAAGAAATACCCGCTGATAACACG AAACCTCACAAGGAAGAACTTTCTGTTTCATCAAGCCTGAGATCAACGGTAGCTCGATACGATTCGAAACTTGGGGTACAGTGTCCAGATTTCGATTCGACTGGACAATTCGTCTACCCCCCCGACTGCAAATTCTTCGTTAATTGCTGGAAAGGTAGAGCATTCGTTCAACCATGTGCTCCTGGGACACTGTTCAATCCAGACACTTTGGAATGCGATTTTCCGCACAAAGTGAGTTGTTACGGCGGAGAGGTTGCCGAATTTCCTTCCACCGAGTATCTGGATTCGCTGGGAAGGAGAGAGCCTTTGGCGTCTGGGTCACACGCTTTTCTGGAACACGAGAGACTACGG GAACCACGATGTCCTCCTCAAATAACAGGTATGCTGCCGCATCCATCGGATTGCACGAAGTTCTTACAGTGCGCGAATGGCGGGACGCACATCATGGATTGTGGTCCAGGAACAGTGTTCAACCCTGCCATTAGTGTTTGTGACTGGCCACGTAACGTGAGAGGCTGTGAAG ATGCCTTAAAGTCCAGCGACACCACGACGCCGTTGGTACCTCCAGATTATGAAACTTTCGAGCACAAGAAACTGCAGTTCAATAGGCATGAACCAGCGAAGAAGATTGTTTGTCCCGCTGATTTTACAGGATTGTTACCTCACCCAGACACTTGTACGAAATTTTTGCAGTGCGCTAATGGAGGTACTTTCATCATGGACTGCGGCCCAGGAACAGCCTTTAATCCTTCCATCAGCGTTTGTGATTGGCCTTACAACGTACCTGGCTGCAGCGAAA AGAAGACAACTACTGCCAAACCATGGTCATCTGGCTCGGATTCAAGAAACTGGGAGCATACTGTTTACAACCAATACGGCCGAGGACAATCAATGTCACCAAGCAATCCAACAACGAGTCGACCTGCAACAGACTGGGACGCGTTGCGTCCAACATGGCGGCCAAGTTGGATGCCGAATTCTGAAGATACTGCGAAGCCTCCAGAAGCAGACTCAGATACTCCTAGTCACAATTGGAAACCGCATTGGACACCTAACACTAGGACTACTCCTGTGCCACCTCATTGGTCAGGTCAATACGGCCATGGTAGTCAATATGATGGCAATGTACCCTCTTATCCTAGACATCCTGATGAATCAGATCGTTGGGGTCCAAAAGGAAACCCAGGCTCTCCAAGTGTACCATGGCAACAGGGTCCTGGGTCCAGTGGTCACGTACCAAATCACATGTACCATCAGCATCACCATCATGTTCATCATCATTACCCATATGGCTCTACACACAATGGTAGTGGACGTCCAGAGACTCAACAACCTGCTCCTCCTTCTGGTCCTCAACCTCAAGGACCTCGTCAACCTGATGGCAGGTGGCAACCAGAATATCATCATCATGATCATCATCATAGCTGGCCTCATCCTGGTCCTAGTTTACCAGAGTACCATGAGTCTGGTCAACAAACTCAAAGGCCTTTCTTAGATCAGAAAGAAGACTCTTCTAACATTCATGAATCTGAACAACACACTACAGTCACTCTGTTTGATCAGACAGAGGATTCTTCTAATATTCACGAGTCTGATCAGCAGACTCGAAGTGTCATCTTTGAGCAGCCGAATCCTTCTAACACTCATGTTAGATTCGATCATGTAAACCTGCCATCTAATCGAAGATCGTGGCAAGAGTTGACACCCAATAGGCAAGAGCATGGTAGAAATGATCCACGGTTTCCTCAACCGGGATACAATCAACAACCTCTGCCCGGTGAAAATGTTTATGTGGACAATACCTATAAAGTGCCAGAGAATGACGATAGACAGACCAGGAATAAAACAATTTGGACTCATTCAGTATCGACGCCAAGATTTGCCCCTCGTATCTCGAACCAGCAAGGACCTAGACCATCATCACCTGAAGGTCATCCTCAACCAGAGAATAAACGGTGGAATCAag AGGAACCACCATTTCCATCGTATTATGTGCCACCGGTGGAACCATTAGACCACGCTCGAAAAGTGTCTCATCCGACTCCAATCTCTGGCCAG GTGATTCGTCTGAGGGGTGGTTCTGGTCCCCACGAAGGTTACGTGGaagttcaaggaaaaatccctgGCTGGGGAGTCGTTTGCGATTCCAGAAACAGCTGGACGCTGAAAGAAGCTCATGTTGTGTGCAAGCAACTAGGTTACACAAG AGGTGCCGAAATGGCCTGGCAAGGGAGGAACAATCGCAACGGGATACCCAGTTGGATAGCCGCGGATTCTGTGTCTTGTCAAGGCAACGAGACCAGATTCCAAATGTGCAA ATTCACTCATGGACAACATTGTCGCGTAGAAAGAGACGCGGTAGGCGTGAGCTGCGTTTTGAATCGTGTGGCTCACTGCCGCAGCGATGAGATCCCGTATGAGGGACACTGTTACCACCTGGCAGAACCCGATAGCGGTCTGAACCACGCGGAAGCGTTGGATTATTGTTCACGGAAGCAGGCACGTCTTGTTGACATCACCAGCCAAGCAGAAAACGACTTCATCTCCGAATGGCTGCTGCAGATGCACCCGGAGATCGGCTCCATCATGACTTCCGGTGTTGGCTTCACTACTCTGAATCACACCTTGTGGCTCTGGGAAGACTCTTCGCAAGCCAAGTTCAA GTTCTCAAAATGGTGGCCAGGTTGGCTGGAAGACAAGCAGGTGCCCCCACACGTGGGCTCGCGTCCTCTTTGCATCGTGATGAAACGCAAACTTCCGTGTCACGAGAGACCTGACACGATTTGTGTCGCTGACTATTTCTTCTGGGACACTGAAGATTGTACTACCTCTGCGAAGGGACATTCTTATATTTGCAAAAGACCCTACGATGATATTG gTTGCGTTTATGGGAAAGGAGCTCAATACATGGGAAATGCAAACGTGACAGCATCTGGGAAGCGTTGTCTTCCGTGGGCTGACGAAAAAGTAGCCCATTCATTAAGAATACTg GCTCTTAGTCGAGACACCAAGGAGAAATTGAAAACTCATAATTACTGCAGAAATCTACAACCTCTTAAAGAATCGAGACCATGGTGCTTCACTGAGCCAAATGGACAACGAGAACACTGTGACATTCCACCTTGCGGAAATATTG GATCTCAAAGGTCAAGTTTGGGAGGCCTCTGCATGCCCAAACATTTTGAGTGTTCACCGGGAGAGTGCATCCCTTCACAGTGGGTTTGCGATGGAGAAGAG GACTGCAGAAACGGCGCAGACGAAAGCGATTGCTCGTCACAGATGGACCTTTACCAAAAATACGCGAAACATAAGTTAGAAGGGCACGATGTCGAAAAATGGTTGAATACCCCATTAAAAACTTGCGCCGTCAGATGCAAGGATGCTGACTTCACGTGTCGATCGTTTTCGCACAA GGCAGCAGGGAACATTTGTCTATTAAGCCATAGCAACGTCGGCATGACAGGATCCTTGAAACCCAATCGGGAATTCGATTATtacgaaatgaaagaaagaagcTTAAATTGCGACGGCATGTTCGTTTGCGACAACAAGAAGTGCATAAACCAGACCAAAGTGTGCAACGGGAAAAACGACTGCCACGATCGTAGCGACGAAAGTATCTGCACCCTGGAAAATCTGGACTATGCCATTCGACTTGCTGGCTCGAATAACAGTTACGAAGGGAGAATTGAAGTCAAGG TTTTGGGAGTCTGGGGTCAAGTTTGCGACGATGGTTTCGGTATGATCGACGCCGATGTAGTTTGCAAAGAGCTTGGCTTCACTCTTGGCGCTCTGGAAATCCGACCAGGAGGATTCTATGGGAATCTGGACCCACCCACGAGATTCATCGTGGATCAGCTTCAATGTCGAGGGAACGAGACATCATTGCGCGAATGTGATTTCGATGG ATGGGGTGTTCACAATTGCCAGCCAGAAGAAGCAGTAGGCGTTGTTTGCAAGACAGCAGTGGATACTTGTCAAGATGGACATTGGAAGTGTGAGAAAAGTCCCACATGCATTCCGACTGCGTTCATATGCGACGAGGTAGTCGACTGTCCGGACGGTTCTGACGAAAGTTCCCAGCATTGCGAC GCACCTTTCGAGATACGACTAGCGAATGGAAGCTCTCCTTTAGAAGGAAGGGTTGAAGTTCGTCACCACGGTGTATGGGGCACCGTCTGCGACGACGATTTCTCTACTGCAGCTGCTACTGTGATTTGCAGGTCCTTGGGATACACAGGGAAAGCTTTTGCCAAGAAGGATGGATACTTTGGGCCTGGAGAAGGACCCATTTGGCTGGACGAA GTTTCTTGCCGCGGAAACGAGACTCAGCTGTATCGATGCGAGCACAATCACTGGGGCCAAAATAATTGCAACCATGACGAGGACGCAGGTGTGATTTGTACACGTGGGAATGTTAACGATTCCGAG CTTGACTGGGACCTGCTGCCGGATGTGATGGCCAAGGACATCAATGACATACTTCCGACTAATTGCGGCCAGCGATTGGAAGACTTCAACTCCGAGGAGGATCTCATATTCGCGAAAGTGGTGCACGGTTCCATCGCGCCGAAAGGAAGTTACCCTTGGcag gCCAGCATTCGCGTTCGAGGACACAGCAGGTCGAACCATTGGTGTGGGGCGGTGGTTCTTTCACCTCTGCACGTGCTCACCGCTGCTCATTGTCTGGAAGGGTACAATAAAGGGACTTACTTTGTTCGTGCTGGTGATTATAATACAGAG ATAGATGAAGGAACAGAAGCAGAAGCCAATATCGAGAACTACTATATACACGAGGATTTCCGCAAGGGCCATCGAATGAACAACGATATTGCTTTAGTATTGCTGAAGGGACGAGGAATAGCTCTTGGCAAGGATATCATGCCGATATGCCTGCCACCGGAGAACATAGAATATCCGGCTGGTCTTAATTGCACTATCAGTGGATTCGGCAGCATCGACACTGGGAAATCTG CTCATTCTAAAGACTTGAGGTACGGTTGGGTACCATTATTGGACCAATCCGTATGTAGAGCAGAACACGTTTATGGtccgggtgccattagagatggcaTGGTTTGCGCTGGATTCCTTGACGAGGGTGCAGACACCTGTGATGGTGACTCCGGTGGACCATTAGTTTGTCATCATAACG GAGGTTTCACATTGTACGGGATTACCAGCTGGGGACAACATTGTGGGAAAGTGAACAAGCCCGGTGTTTACGTTCGTGTTTCCCATTACCGTCGTTGGATCGATCAGAAGATTAAAGAATCCCTCTCAGGAAGGtag